TCCACTGCCCCATACATCCAGTTCGACTCGTTGCCGGCCGCGTCAATCGCACGGATACCGAGTGTGTATTTGCCGCTCCCGCATAAAAATCCGTTTTCATCTCTTCCAGTCCAGTTTATGTTGTTAATTTTCTTTTCCTCCTTGTTAATAATTCCCTCTAACTGGTTTTAGTATACTACTTTCCCATATACAGTCAAGGGAAATAGGTCAGGGATGGGGTTTATACTTTTGAAAGGCCGGGATTGTAATTATCTAAAACTCTCTTGAGGCCCGGAAGTTTCTGTTCGGGTTTTTCTTTGTCAGAAAATACCATTTCAACAGGCAGGTAAATATAAAAGGTGGTGCCTTCATTTATCTTGCTTTTAACATCAATCATGCCCTGGTGGTCGTTAATGATTTGATATGAAATGGAAAGCCCGAGGCCCGTGCCGTCATCCTTTGTCGTAAAAAACGGCGTAAATAAGCTTCCGATATTTTCTTCGCTTATTCCTTCTCCCGTATCAGCAATATCAATCCTGATATAATCTCTCCCTCTCATGTTGATTTTCTGGGTCGTCACACTCAATACCCCGCCTCTTTTCATGGCCTCAACCCCGTTCATAAAAAAATTGAGAAATACCTGTCTCATTCTCTCCGGGTCAAACATGATTTTGGGAATGGAATTATCCAGGTTTTTTTCGAACTTGACAGCCTTGCGTTTGGATTCCATCTGCACAAAAACTATTATTTTATCTATAAACTCATTTATGTTGCCAGGCACTAAATCTGTCCTTTTTGTCTTCGCAAAACCCAGAATTTCATCAACCAGGCGGGAAATCCTGTCCGCTTCCGAAGACGCCAGTTTCATAAAATTTGTCCTGAATTCCTCATTGTCGTAACGTTCGGGGAAAAGCTGGAAAAAGGTCTTTATAGTCCCAAGGGGATTTCGTATCTCGTGCGCTACGCCCGACACAAGAAGCCCGAGGGACGCGAGTTTATCCATATGCCGCACCATCTGGAATCTCTGCCTGTCCATCTCAATAAATTGGGCATTTTGGATCGCCACCGCGGCCTGGACGCTCAATGTGTTAAGAAGCTCAAGGTCTTCGTTGGAATAGGCGTCTTTATTTCCTTTCATGTCCATGCTGATTACTCCAACCAGTTTATCATGCAAAAAAAGAGGGATGGATATTTCTGCGAAAATCTCCTTCATCTTCTCCGCGATGAACCAGTAATTCAATCTTTGCCACTCTTTTTCCGAAATCCCAGAATTTTTCCTCAGGCTATTATCTTTTACCTCGCCATCCTTTCTGGATGATTCGTGAATCGCCCCTGCATTTACCCCATCAGAAATAGAATCCGACTTATCGGATTCGGCATTTCTGACGGTATCATTGGGCGTCATAAATGTCGCCCCTACATTGCTGGTGTCTGGTGTCTGGTATCTGGCGACTTCTTTTTCCTGTTCTTGACCCTCGACCCTTGACCCTTGACCCTCCTTATATTTCTTTATCACATCCTGATACAGCGGCTCTTCCAGCATCCGCTCTATTTCTTCTTTTATCACAATTTTATTTGTTTCTTTCAGCGCGTTTATGAAATTACCCGCCGGTTTAGCATAAAAAGATTTAGCCAATGCGGGATCCATTCCCTGAGAATAAAGCATTTTATAAAGGTTCCTTTTCTGGTCTAAAGCGATTATGGAAACTTTGCTGACATCGAACGCTATTGTCAATTGTTCGGCAATTATCTCAAGCAGGCTTTGCAAATCCAGCACATTCACCACGGCATTGCTCAATTCATTAACAATCTTTTTAAAATCATATTTCTCCTTGAAAAAAATGCCCCTGAATTTCTCCTGCAGTCTGGCAATAATCCTCGGATAAAATAAAGTCGCAATCAAGGTCATAAAAAACGCCGTTATAATTACAAACCAGTTTAATTCCACTAATTTTTCCGTTATTTGCCCAAAAAGATATTTTTCCCAGGAAATTAAAATAGGAACCGCGGCTGCCGCGCTTAGTATGGCCAAACTGCCGTAGGTTACGGCCTTGCTGATTACGGCGTGGATGTCCATGAGGTTGTAACGAAGAATAGCATAAGTTATTATAATAGGATATAAAAAACCGGCTAAATTACCATAAGGATAGATATCAACACCAAAAACCGGGATAAAAGACATTCCTCCACCAGAAAAACTGACCAGCATTCCCCAAATAAAATAATTTATCTGTGTTTTAGTTATACCAGTGCTTTTCCTTAATGCAATAAATAAAATTATATGACTTATTATAATTACTGTAAACCAAAAGGCTGTAAAAACTGAATAAAAAATGGTGGGGGGGTGCCCATCATAGTAAAAAGAATTAAAAACAAAAGCAACATTTTTAATAAATAAATCTGTAAAATTTATGAATAAAAAGAAAAAACCAATTGAATAGACAAAGTATATTGGCCAGTGTTCTTTTTTGTTTAAAAAAGTATAGACAAAATGCATAAATAATATAGGGATAAAAATTACACCAATATGCACTAACCGCCAATAAAATAATGCAACCTTTGGATCTTTTGTTATAGATATCTTTAAAGCTCCAAATCCCCAAATTGCAACTGAAATTGTAAAAAGTATCCATAGTTTATTGGCTAAATTTTCACGATTTTTTATAAAAACAAGAATCGCCATTGAACTGCTAGTAATTCCAATCAATAAGCCACTTAAACCAAAAAGATTCATAAAATAGTCAGCTCCAATTTTAATTAAAAATGTTTAGATAATACGCGTAGCGATGGTTTCTTTCTTGGTATAATAAATTCACATTGGACACAAAATTTAAATAAACGTCTCAAAAAAACATCATTTATTTTAGGCCATTTAAAATCTGTTTTGCCTAAAATTGTTTTAGTATTTTTTGAATCAAAATGTAATCCATAATTTAAGTATGGAATATATGGCCATATAATTCTCATCTGAAAAGGGCTTAGTTTTTCAAAACAAAAATTTATTTTAGATATAATCAAAGGTTTTTTAAATTTAAAATATTTACTAGAAATATCTAGGAATTTATTTAACACAAGTGTATCAGAATTAATAATATGATAAGTTAACTTATTATTGTTATCATTTTTATTTAAAGATATCCGCATTATTGCTTTTGCAACATAATCCACAGGCACTAAATAATAAATTGAATTCTTGTCAGCAGGAATTTCATTGAATAGTTCACTAAAAAATATTTGCAATGCTTGATAGAACATCTGAAAATTATTTGTATAACCAGTAACAGAATCACCCACAAGAATTCCTGGCCTATAAATAGTAATAGGTAATCCCTTTTTTTTATATTTTACAACTAATTTTTCTGCTTCAAACTTACTCTGTTCATAAGTATTATTAAATTTTTGTCCTAAATCCAGATTGTCTTCATAAAATACACCTTTACTATCCCCAGCAACAGCTATTGTACTTATATAGTGTACTTCTTTTAGATTATATTTCTTACATACCAAAGCAAATTTTAAAATGTTATCAGTCCCTTTAACATTGACTTTTCTTATAATCTTCAATGGGATATTAAATTTACATAAAGCTGCTGAATGATAAATTAAAGTAATCTTTTTTGTTAAATTATTAAACATTTTTTTTGATAATCCTAAATTTTCTTGTGTAATATCACCACGGATAATCTCAACTAATTTAGAAAATCTTTGTCTCTCTTTTGAAGATAAATGTTTTCCCAATTCCTGATAAACTCTTCTATCTGCTTCTTCTTGTGTTTCACCCCTACTTAAAACAATTATATTCCCCACATTATGTTTTATTAGTTCTTTTAGAATATAACTACCAAGTAAGCCTGTACTACCTGTAAGTAAAACTGTTTCCCTCATGGTTACTCCTTATTGTTAAATTTTCCGTATAATCATGATAATTTAATGCAGAAAGAATACTAACCACTGATGTAACATTACGATTCCATAATGACCTGAGAACAAAAAATGTCCTGTCTTTTTTAAACTCTAAAATACTTTTTATTGAAAAAATAATTCTTCCCTTTGTAAAACGACCTAAAAAACTATCATTATCTCGAACAAATACACCTCTATTCCAAATATTGTGCAATCTTTTATGAATATGATTATAGGAATAAATATTTTGAATTATTTCCTTATGCCCCTCATTTAATTGTTTTTCTGAGATCAAATGAGGTTTACAACAAATATTTTCTGCATTATATTTGCTCCAATCTTTGTGTAATATTCGCCCTTCCTTTTCTAATCTCTGTGATAACACCGTTCCCGGTAATGGAGTAATTATATTAACCATGGAAAACGCGATATTAGTATCATCGATAAATTTAGATGTCTCTTCAAAGATATTTTCATCATCCGCATCGCCGCCTAAAACAAATGAACCAAATACAGCAATTTTATTAGAATGGATTTTATTAATTGTTTCCTTATATTCTTCGACCTTATTTACATGGCTTTTATTCATTCT
This genomic stretch from bacterium harbors:
- a CDS encoding ATP-binding protein produces the protein MNLFGLSGLLIGITSSSMAILVFIKNRENLANKLWILFTISVAIWGFGALKISITKDPKVALFYWRLVHIGVIFIPILFMHFVYTFLNKKEHWPIYFVYSIGFFFLFINFTDLFIKNVAFVFNSFYYDGHPPTIFYSVFTAFWFTVIIISHIILFIALRKSTGITKTQINYFIWGMLVSFSGGGMSFIPVFGVDIYPYGNLAGFLYPIIITYAILRYNLMDIHAVISKAVTYGSLAILSAAAAVPILISWEKYLFGQITEKLVELNWFVIITAFFMTLIATLFYPRIIARLQEKFRGIFFKEKYDFKKIVNELSNAVVNVLDLQSLLEIIAEQLTIAFDVSKVSIIALDQKRNLYKMLYSQGMDPALAKSFYAKPAGNFINALKETNKIVIKEEIERMLEEPLYQDVIKKYKEGQGSRVEGQEQEKEVARYQTPDTSNVGATFMTPNDTVRNAESDKSDSISDGVNAGAIHESSRKDGEVKDNSLRKNSGISEKEWQRLNYWFIAEKMKEIFAEISIPLFLHDKLVGVISMDMKGNKDAYSNEDLELLNTLSVQAAVAIQNAQFIEMDRQRFQMVRHMDKLASLGLLVSGVAHEIRNPLGTIKTFFQLFPERYDNEEFRTNFMKLASSEADRISRLVDEILGFAKTKRTDLVPGNINEFIDKIIVFVQMESKRKAVKFEKNLDNSIPKIMFDPERMRQVFLNFFMNGVEAMKRGGVLSVTTQKINMRGRDYIRIDIADTGEGISEENIGSLFTPFFTTKDDGTGLGLSISYQIINDHQGMIDVKSKINEGTTFYIYLPVEMVFSDKEKPEQKLPGLKRVLDNYNPGLSKV
- a CDS encoding SDR family oxidoreductase; amino-acid sequence: MRETVLLTGSTGLLGSYILKELIKHNVGNIIVLSRGETQEEADRRVYQELGKHLSSKERQRFSKLVEIIRGDITQENLGLSKKMFNNLTKKITLIYHSAALCKFNIPLKIIRKVNVKGTDNILKFALVCKKYNLKEVHYISTIAVAGDSKGVFYEDNLDLGQKFNNTYEQSKFEAEKLVVKYKKKGLPITIYRPGILVGDSVTGYTNNFQMFYQALQIFFSELFNEIPADKNSIYYLVPVDYVAKAIMRISLNKNDNNNKLTYHIINSDTLVLNKFLDISSKYFKFKKPLIISKINFCFEKLSPFQMRIIWPYIPYLNYGLHFDSKNTKTILGKTDFKWPKINDVFLRRLFKFCVQCEFIIPRKKPSLRVLSKHF